A single window of Taeniopygia guttata chromosome 1, bTaeGut7.mat, whole genome shotgun sequence DNA harbors:
- the CCNA1 gene encoding cyclin-A1 produces the protein MHRTGEKSRAGRRESCPAALRSSGGRAVLAVLTENGQQQRPGGQGAAVIKRFSGFENTIPSSRKDEVLRCMVSALPKQSFAVYRDDPEDKENCSCQVSEELELSHCELDTSAMTSSIHRLLDLSSGSPMVVDTSFQSQPEDHMEDVVTLAVGEYAEDIHQYLREAELRFRPKPYYMKKQPDITTGMRAILVDWLVEVGEEYKLRTETLYLAVNFLDRFLSCMSVLRGKLQLVGTAAILLAAKYEEIYPPDVDEFVYITDDTYTKKQLLRMEHLLLKVLGFDLTAPTINQFLLQYIQRCGICMRTENFARYLAELSLLQVDPLLKYLPSQIAAAAYCLANYTVYRSFWPETLAAFTGYSLSEIAPCLTDVHKACLDASHCQLQAIKQKYKHPKYLQVSLLELPAVLPLH, from the exons ATGCATCGCACTGGAGAGAAGAGCCGTGCGGGGCGGCGGGAGTCCTGCCCCGCCGCCCTCCGCAGCAGCGGCGGCCGGGCCGTGCTGGCGGTGCTGACGGAGaacgggcagcagcagcggcccGGCGGCCAG GGTGCTGCTGTTATCAAGCGCTTCTCTGGCTTTGAAAACACCATCCCTTCATCTAGAAAAGACGAAGTGCTCCGCTGCATGGTCAGTGCTCTACCAAAGCAAAGTTTTGCTGTCTACAGAGATGACCCagaagataaagaaaactgcagcTGCCAAGTGTCTGAAGAGCTGGAATTAAGCCACTGTGAACTGGATACCAGTGCAATGACATCCAGTATTCACCGGCTGTTGGATCTGAGTTCAG GCTCTCCTATGGTAGTGGACACATCCTTCCAATCCCAGCCAGAGGATCACATGGAAGATGTTGTAACTCTGGCTGTGGGAGAGTATGCAGAAGACATTCACCAGTACCTCCGAGAGGCTGAA CTAAGATTTAGGCCCAAGCCCTACTACATGAAGAAGCAGCCAGATATCACAACAGGAATGCGTGCTATCCTGGTAGACTGGCTGGTGGAAGTTGGGGAAGAGTATAAACTTAGGACAGAGACTTTGTACTTGGCAGTGAACTTCCTGGACAGGTTTCTTTCCTGCATGTCTGTTCTCCGAGGGAAGTTACAGCTTGTAGGAACAGCAGCAATTCTTCTGGCAGC GAAGTATGAAGAGATCTACCCACCAGATGTGGATGAATTTGTCTATATAACAGATGATACCTACACAAAGAAGCAGCTGCTAAGAATGGAACACTTGCTTCTCAAAGTGCTGGGTTTTGACCTAACAGCCCCAACCATCAACCAGTTCCTCCTTCAGTATATTCAGAGGTGTGGAATCTGTATGAGGACAGAGAACTTTGCAAGG TATCTTGCAGAGTTGAGTCTCCTTCAAGTTGATCCTCTTCTGAAGTACCTTCCTTCACAAATTGCTGCAGCAGCCTACTGTTTAGCAAACTATACAGTGTACAGATCTTTCTGG CCAGAAACACTTGCTGCATTTACTGGATATTCATTAAGTGAGATAGCGCCTTGCCTGACTGACGTGCACAAAGCATGCCTTGATGCATCCCATTGCCAGCTCCAAGCTATTAAGCAGAAGTATAAGCACCCAAA ATACCTGCAGGTGTCTCTTCTGGAGCTCCCAGCAGTTCTTCCTCTACACTAG